The genomic region AGGCGCTCGTGGCCGCCGTGCCCGCGACGACCCGCGGCTGGGTCGTGGACCTCCGGGGGAACCACGGCGGCGACATCTGGCCCATGCTCGCCGCGGTCTCGCCGCTGCTCGACGAGGGGCAGGTGATGTCGTTCGACGACGCGGACGGCTCGGTGCCCGTCACCGTCGCGGGCGGTGCCGTCGCCCAGGGCGGCGAGGTCATGGCGATGAGCGCCGCGGGCCGGGTGCCCGCGGGCCTGCCGATCGCCGTCGTCACCGACGGCATGACGGTGAGCTCCGGCGAGGCGGTCGCGATCGCGTTCGTCGGGCAGGACGGCGTCCGCTCGTTCGGGCAGCCCACCTACGGCTTCAGCACCGGGAACGCGCCGCGGACCTTGCCCGACGGCGCGATCGTGAACCTCACGGTCACGGTCGACGCCGACCGCACGGGGAAGCGCTACGGCGTGCCCGTCGCCCCGGACGTCATGGTCGACGATGCCGGGATCACGGCCGCCGTCGACGAGTGGTTCGACGCGCCGCGGTGACCGTGCCGTCGGCTGACGGGGAGCCGGGACGGGATGCGAGCCACCACCGTTCGCGCGGCCCGTGGTGCGACGACGGGCCCGTCCCTATGCTCGGCACATGAGCGACGTCGTCACCGAGGAGCCCGCCGACACGAGCCAGGGGCTGCTCCCGGCGCCGGTCCTGCTGCTCCTCGGCATCGTCGTGATCCCCCTGGGGCTGAGCTGGGCGTGCAACAGCTGGTCATCGCCGGGGCCCGCCGACTACATCCGCATGGCCTTCGCGTCGGTCGTGGGCCTCACGGTGTCCGTCGCGACCGTGCTCGTCCTGTTCCTCGACCGCGCGATCCACGGGGCGCCGCCGCGGACGGTGCGGAGGTTCGCGCTGCTCGCGTCGGT from Clavibacter michiganensis subsp. insidiosus harbors:
- a CDS encoding S41 family peptidase; amino-acid sequence: MPSIGTRRRVMHLLPVAFAVAVVVLIGGTIGATPSLERAGLLDVPPSPQRYADMAVDLMVDGLQADPARVAEVRAQVDAQAARARTYAGTYPALSGAAKELGGEHSSFLEPAEAAADFGDSPPVSAAAEPRPTVTTADGITTIVVPALLGGDEASRQRYVDAGAQALVAAVPATTRGWVVDLRGNHGGDIWPMLAAVSPLLDEGQVMSFDDADGSVPVTVAGGAVAQGGEVMAMSAAGRVPAGLPIAVVTDGMTVSSGEAVAIAFVGQDGVRSFGQPTYGFSTGNAPRTLPDGAIVNLTVTVDADRTGKRYGVPVAPDVMVDDAGITAAVDEWFDAPR